The following are encoded together in the Clostridium sp. BJN0013 genome:
- a CDS encoding Ger(x)C family spore germination protein, translating into MLKKIMYYLVIAILIMFSCSGCHKDIVELEGQGYVSAIGIDKGKNNNLSITYQIANIKYGMDTTTNKFANQRKKGETVTFESPDLITAKDIANVVVARRVTLEHARILIVGEDFAKTPEFFHVLEAALRDKELRRSMNIFVCREKASEFLNKNDPQMEDRTSKYFDFVTDRWRDTGFITISDLNKFLQRTEENTSLSLGAYTSTKQYSSNDDGNEADYLPGQVNFQGANPTQMIGAAVFKRGKMIGNLTGDENRLVALLRPKNEIKSMLFTFEDPIDRAYKISAKLIKSKNTKIKIDISSNKPKVNVVVPVKIEILAIPSFVKYVEVKDNEQLLRNAIKEQLEEKAGKLIKKTQEVFGGEPFLWQLEVRKKFWTFEEYQNYNWMDKYDKAEVSINFDVIIKSFGKQLNPSQNLQED; encoded by the coding sequence GTGCTGAAGAAAATAATGTATTATTTAGTTATTGCTATTCTCATAATGTTTTCATGCAGTGGATGTCATAAGGATATTGTTGAATTAGAGGGACAGGGATATGTATCTGCTATAGGCATTGATAAAGGAAAAAATAATAATCTGAGTATTACATATCAGATTGCTAATATAAAATATGGTATGGATACAACTACCAACAAGTTTGCTAATCAACGAAAAAAAGGTGAAACTGTTACCTTTGAATCACCGGATTTGATTACAGCCAAGGATATAGCAAATGTGGTTGTGGCCAGGAGAGTTACTTTGGAACATGCCAGAATTCTCATTGTAGGCGAAGACTTTGCAAAAACTCCAGAATTTTTCCATGTTTTAGAGGCAGCACTTAGGGATAAAGAATTGAGGAGGTCTATGAATATATTTGTATGTCGTGAAAAAGCATCTGAATTTTTAAACAAAAATGACCCACAAATGGAGGATAGAACAAGTAAGTATTTTGATTTTGTTACAGATAGGTGGAGAGATACAGGATTTATAACCATATCTGATTTAAATAAATTTTTACAGAGGACAGAAGAAAATACAAGTTTATCTCTAGGCGCTTATACGTCAACAAAGCAATATTCTTCTAATGATGATGGAAATGAAGCTGATTATCTTCCAGGACAGGTAAATTTTCAAGGAGCTAATCCAACTCAAATGATAGGTGCAGCAGTATTTAAAAGAGGAAAAATGATAGGAAATCTTACAGGTGATGAAAATAGATTAGTAGCACTTTTAAGGCCTAAAAATGAAATAAAAAGCATGCTTTTTACCTTTGAAGATCCAATTGATAGAGCATATAAAATATCTGCAAAGCTAATAAAGAGTAAAAATACCAAAATTAAAATTGATATTAGTTCAAATAAACCAAAGGTTAATGTTGTTGTACCTGTAAAAATAGAAATTTTAGCTATACCTAGCTTTGTAAAATATGTTGAAGTTAAAGATAATGAGCAGTTGCTGAGAAATGCAATAAAGGAGCAGCTTGAAGAAAAAGCAGGTAAGTTGATAAAAAAGACACAAGAAGTATTTGGTGGAGAACCTTTTTTATGGCAATTGGAGGTTAGAAAAAAATTTTGGACTTTTGAAGAATACCAAAATTATAATTGGATGGATAAATATGACAAAGCAGAAGTTTCTATAAATTTTGATGTGATAATAAAGAGTTTTGGAAAACAGCTTAATCCATCACAAAATCTACAGGAGGATTAA